The sequence below is a genomic window from Rhinolophus sinicus isolate RSC01 chromosome X, ASM3656204v1, whole genome shotgun sequence.
TTGAATCTAGAGTCCCAAACAGATCTCCATGTATCAAGCATATGCACCATAGGGAGACTTGGAGGTAGAATAATGTGGTAGCCACATGCAGGGTCAGCTACGTATGATGCAGGAGGTCTCTGGGTTTTATGGGACAACCATAGCAGAGATTTTAGCATTCAGTCTTTGCCATACATGTCAAGTAACGAACAGGCAGTGGTGGTGTTGCAGCTATAGCAGTCCCATAACATGAGTGGGCTGCCCCAGGCCGTGCAACATCCAAGCCCACTTTTCTGACCCTCACAGAGTTTTTGTATGATATGTAATGTATTATATCAAAGGAgtcttatttttatgaaatagctAGAATGCATTCTGACATAGGCAAGTGGGAACCTTGATTAACAGAGTGTTTCATGCTAAAATTGGTTGCAAACAGAGGACcctgaaggaaatggaaatctgGGATAGGTTATTGGACCTAGGAGGATCTGAAGATGGTAAGGATCTAATTGACACTAGAGGATGAAATATTTGTATTCCATGGCACACAGTGGTAAAACAGTTGCAAAGTTACATCTGTGGTCACTTGAATTGAAATGCCTTTGAAGTCTATGTGAGTGGAACAAGCAGCTGCTGTTAGGGACTCAGAGGACACTCTTTTCCTCAGCATTGGGGGACGTATTGGTGAGGAGGACATGTTCATGTTTGAAGTGTTCTGAAGTAGCTGACTTGTGTAAGCCACAGATTAAATGGGAGATCCTGTCATTGACATGGTCACCCTCATTTCAGTGAGGATATTGGGATCCTAGAGTCAAAGGCCAAGTAGAAGCACTTAACCTCCTAGGTCAAGTTGAGTGCTGTTTACCTTAATAGGCAGCAAGAATGGAAAGGTAGTCACATTGGTTTGACCTACAGCAACCTATGAAAATGGCTAATTCATGAACAGATCTCTTGGATCTTGAAATATCTGAACATCCTTGAAAGTTGAAGTTGATcagtgtaaaaataaatgaaacaaatatttataataaaatataaaaacataaagcaaaactCTAGATCTGGTGACTTGAGCTATCGTGATGGCGAATGATGATACCTTATTCAATTCCCACACCTGACCCAGAACACCAAGAACAAATAGACTACTGAGGAAAAGGCCTTACAATAGTCACAAGTAACTACAGTAAATCTTCTTGCGATTTACCAGTTACTGTGCACTTGCTCGAAGGACACTTGCTCTGAGCCAGAGCTCAACAACCCTCTTCTGAGAAAGACCAGATCATGAATATTTGAGACATTTGAGGCCATTTAGTCTTTATTGTAACTATTCAACTTTGCTATTGTAGAGTGACAGCCTTACATTCAGCCTATcatggagaatgttccatatgcacttgagaagaatgtatattttgctgtttttgggtggagtgttctgtaCATATCTGGTCCATTTGATCTATAGTATTCAAGtcctctattttcttatttgtctgGTTGTTCTATTATTGAAAGTAGGATattaaagtctcctactattgtgttgctatttctttcttaatttttgtcaatgtttgcttcatatatttaggaGCTCTGGTATTTGGTGCATAagtatagtttttatatttatttggttaATTGATACCTATATTATCatataatgtctttctttgtctcttgtaacagTTTTTGACTTAcattctattttatctggtattaGTATAACTACTTCTGCCCTCTTCTGGTTATTGCTTCCATGGGATATATTTTgctatcctttcactttcagccgAAACTTGTCCTTAGAtctaaagtgagtttcttatagacagcatatagttggatcttgcttttttttaatccatctttttattggggagtttaattcatttgcatttaaagtaataattgatAGGGAAGGACttactattcccattttgttaaattttttccatgtcttatagcttttttgtctcttctttcctctcttactGCCTTCCTttatgtttcattgatttttttttttgtactgatATGCTGTGATTTCATTCTAATTTGCTTTTGCATATATTCcatggatattttctttgtggttaccattgcaattacataaaacatcttaaagTCACAGCATCTGATTTTACATTGATAACAATTTAATTTCAATTGCATATAAAACCATTACtcattagtatttcttgtagaACAATTCTAGTGgaatgaactccctcagctttatGTGGGAAAGGCttaatttctcttccattttttgaaGGATAGTTGTGCAAGACACAATATTCTTGGTTGATAAGTTTTTTCTTTAGCATATTGACTGTACCATCTCactcccttctagcctgcaaagtttcagcTGAGAAATCCACTGATGATCTTATGGAAGCTCACTTGTATGTGACGAAtcacttttctcttttgcctATGAGAGTCTCTCATTGTTGACTTTAGACAATTTGATTATAACATATCTTGATGTGGTTCTTTTTGATTTATTCTAGTTGTAGTTCTTTCAGCTTCTTGAAATGTCATGTACATGTCTTTCttcagatttgggaagttttgggccattatttcttttttctttccctttcttctgcctccctcccccacttcgATTCAAACCGTGGTTTCTCAGTCTgcttgtgtaggacacagctccctggcccacgctggtattaccagcccatgctggtattatgacccttgcgctccccctggttgaggcagtcagttgccagtcatcagttggccactcacagcagctctcaccagcagcccacggcagcactcagcagcccgtGACAGCTCACAGCAatctccggctgctcacggcagcccagctccagggagagctgttgttcacaatcttagctgtagagggcacagctcactggcccatgtaggaatcaaaccagcaaccttggcaCCAGGaacatggtgctccaaccacctgagccggACCCctgctccatttttaaaaaggttcaaCACAGttacctcctcttcctcttcctcctctactTCCTCCTCTGTGATCTCTCCCCTGACAGTACCATATGTTAGGTAGGGTTCTCCTATCTGGATAGGCAGAGGAATTTCCTTTCTGGAGACTATGGGAATGGTGCCTTAGAGCAGGTTAGCACATTGCTTGCCATACCATGGCATTGGTCTAAGATGTGGTACCTGGTAAGTGGGCCAAAGATGTGTCTTCAAACTTGTGTTTTTGTTCCCCTTTTTAGAATATAGTAATGGTGGTAGCTCacctcaaagaagaaagaaaagttggagTTCTTTCCGAGGTAATTTTGGCAAGAGGAACCGTCGTTATGAACATGGTGGATATAAGCCTCAGCCTTCCCACCTTCAGGAGGATGATAGAAAACAGGGGATTAGGGATGTCCAGCAGGTCCCCCAAGCGAGACAGTAAGTGACCAGGCAGCCTGGTTTGCATGTAACTTCCCACGGGACTGCAACTTTTTCACTCTCCATGGTCTTTTTTATCCTCTcactggaaaactgaaaaatgctaGAAGTGAAATAATGGTTGAGCAAGCCTAATTGTAGTCCTGGTGTCAGAGAGGTGAGGGTGTATAGAAGACTCCTTAGCATTTATGGCCACCCTCCTTCTCTACACCTCCCTGCTGCAGTACTCCCTATACCACTGACCACAAGAGAAGAGTGAAATTTCATAATGAAGGCTGTATCCAGATTACTGTGTGGAGAAATAAAAAACTTCTTGAGGGAAAATTTGGGGAGAATGCACAAGATGGAACCCTGGGGAGCTGGTTCAAGATCAAAGTAAgtgtcctgaaaaaaaaaaaaaatgcgatGTGCAGGAAGGAAAGGTCAGCTAGAGTTATGTTGGTCTCATGTAGAGATACTAGGTACTTTGTTGGGGACAGTTTgtaatctttcctttttattaccaGGAGGTAACATTCTTGTTCCTCTAAGGGGAAATTCAGAGAAGCAGTATAAAGGAGGCAGGCAGACTGTAGGGAAAGTGGAAGAGACTGCCTAAAAGCAAAGGTGGAACTATTGCCAAGGAGATGGAACAACTCCACACTAGATGTCTCAGTTTGAGTCAAGATGAGTGTAGGCGATGGAGGGTCAAGTCTCTGGAGAACTTGTCAGAGGGGCAAGCAGTCTGCACTAGGTAGCGTTTCCTGGAAATTCATAAAAGAAGGATCATATCTAACACTTTATGTTGATTATATGGAAGAGAGTTTGAATAGAAAGAAAGGGGATTTAGGAACTCCATATTTGGCACAAACATAAGAAATTATGTCTGCAGTCCCTTTTTAGAAGTCCTTTTGATTTTGGTACAAGGTGGAAAAGAACCCTGTGTTGGGCCTGCTCTCTAGCCTTCTTTGCATGTtgttcctcctctctcccttcctttcttttcacccTTAGGTTCCTGATGGGATGAAGTATGACAAGACATGGCTAATGAATTCAATCCAGAGCCATTGCAGTGTCCCTTTCACTCCAGTGGATGTAAGACAGGATGGTGAAGCCAGATTAGGGCAcacagggaagggggagagacCTGGCTCAGCATAGGACAACAGCTTATGTCACTGTTGTTGTTCCTTTAATCCCTGTAGTTCCACTATGTGAAAAACTGGGCCCAGTTCTTTGTCCAGGATGCTAGCGCTGCCTCTGCATTGAAGGATGTCAGCTACAAGATTTGTGATGAGGAGAACCAaaaggtgtgtgtggagggcatTACCTGTACATAGTCCAGGGGCAGAAGGATACGTCAGGGGCTGGTCGTCTTCTTTAGAACTGGAGTTCCTAGTGCTTACCCCACCGCTCCTTCCTGCAGATACCTATCTTTGTCAGTACTTCTGCTGTACCCTACTCTGTGTGGGATAAGTTGGAGCCAAAGGAAATGGAGCAGCTAAATGTATTGCAGACTCAAGACATATTGTGTGCCCACACCCAGAGCCACCTCTTCTTCCTCGAGCCCGTGACTTCCCTGTCACCATCATAGCCTCAGGGATTTCTCTCCATGTTCCTCTGCAGCTGACCATGAACAAGCGATATGATCCCTCCAAGAAAGCTCTCGACCATCATAAGCTCCGCTTTGACCCAGGTATGGCTGACAGTAGTAATTTTAGGGCAGGTGACAGGACAGTAAGGTCAGCCTGGAAAGGAGACTTATGGATGGTAGCATGTTAAGGGGTTGGTGGTGGTCGTGGACCCTTTCAGCCTTCTGATTCCTTCTTCTCGTCTTCCTGAAGACTTGGTGGGCCTTGATATTGATATAATCCTGAATCGAAGAAACTGCATGGCTGCCACCCTGCAGATCATCAAAGAGAATTTCCCTGAGGTGAGGCCTTAGACCCAGTGCTGGTGTTCCAGTAGAGGGCAGAACTCATCGTCAGGGGGCAGATTTGTCCCTGAGGCCCAAGATAGTAACCGTCACTctgactttttccccccaaaagctGTTGTCCTTGAACTTGCGCAACAACAAACTGTACCAGCTGGATGGCCTGTCTGACCTTTTACAGATGGCCCCCACAGTCAAGATTCTGAACCTCTCCAAAAATCAGGTGATAAAAGGGAGCCAGATCAAAGTTGGGTTAAAGGGGAGGGGGTGCTCATCAGAATGACGACAGGAGCTAGTGGAAAGCacctgtgggggagggaaggggttaTGGGTGCAGAGgtctggatttctttctttccctgggactccttttccagtttttcccCCTATTTCTCAGCTGAAGTCAGTATGTGAGTTGGACAAGGGGAAA
It includes:
- the LOC109439546 gene encoding LOW QUALITY PROTEIN: nuclear RNA export factor 2 (The sequence of the model RefSeq protein was modified relative to this genomic sequence to represent the inferred CDS: substituted 1 base at 1 genomic stop codon), with product MGLIKIPSIEYSNGGSSPQRRKKSWSSFRGNFGKRNRRYEHGGYKPQPSHLQEDDRKQGIRDVQQVPQARHTPYTTDHKRRVKFHNEGCIQITVWRNKKLLEGKFGENAQDGTLGSWFKIKVPDGMKYDKTWLMNSIQSHCSVPFTPVDFHYVKNWAQFFVQDASAASALKDVSYKICDEENQKIPIFVSTSAVPYSVWDKLEPKEMEQLNLTMNKRYDPSKKALDHHKLRFDPDLVGLDIDIILNRRNCMAATLQIIKENFPELLSLNLRNNKLYQLDGLSDLLQMAPTVKILNLSKNQLKSVCELDKGKGLKLKELWLEENPLCSTFPDQSTYTSAIKNCFPKLLRLDGQALQPPTTIDIDKPYLTKPCEESYKGCEALKSLVLQFLKEYYFIYDSGNRQGLLAAYHDEACFSLTVPFNPIEPALSSLFEYFKDNRNMKNLKDPFLRVQLLKRTKHDIVCSLCVLPKTQHDLLSFMVDMWFQTERMLCFSVNGVFKEVDGNSQGSVRAFSRTFIATPASSSGIFIVNDELFVRDITPSKTQSAFSIQVPAPISSSGPSLSQQQQEMVQAFSTQSGMSFQXTQK